A section of the Saccopteryx leptura isolate mSacLep1 chromosome 6, mSacLep1_pri_phased_curated, whole genome shotgun sequence genome encodes:
- the MAFK gene encoding transcription factor MafK: MTTNPKPNKALKVKKEVGENAPVLSDDELVSMSVRELNQHLRGLSKEEVVRLKQRRRTLKNRGYAASCRIKRVTQKEELERQRVELQREVEKLASENASMRLELDALRAKYEALQTFARTVARGPITPSKVATTSVITIVKSPSVPFSAAS, translated from the coding sequence GTCAAGAAGGAGGTGGGCGAGAACGCCCCAGTGCTCAGCGACGATGAGCTGGTGTCCATGTCGGTGCGGGAGCTGAACCAGCATCTGCGGGGCCTGTCCAAGGAGGAGGTGGTGCGGCTCAAGCAGCGGCGCCGCACCCTCAAGAACCGCGGCTACGCCGCCAGCTGCCGCATCAAGCGGGTGACGCAGAAGGAGGAGCTGGAGCGGCAGCGGGTGGAGCTGCAGCGGGAGGTGGAGAAGCTGGCCTCGGAGAATGCCAGCATGCGGCTGGAGCTGGACGCGCTGCGGGCCAAGTACGAGGCCCTGCAGACCTTCGCACGCACCGTGGCCCGCGGCCCCATCACGCCTTCCAAAGTGGCCACCACCAGCGTCATCACCATCGTCAAGTCCCCCTCCGTGCCCTTCTCGGCTGCCTCCTAG